The Candidatus Eisenbacteria bacterium genome contains the following window.
GGCCCGACCTGGTGATCGCGAGATATGACCCGGGAACGCGATACGTCCAGATACTGCTCGGAACCATGGGCGGGACGTTCACGGCCGGTGGACCCCAGTTCGCGATTCCGGGGACAGGGATCTACGACATCGAGATCCTCGATGTCGGCGGCGACGATGTTCCCGACATCGTCCTGGCGACCGGCGGACTGTACGTCGTGTACGGAAACGGGGCCGGAGGGTTCAGCTTCGGCTACGCGGTCAATGTCGGCAGTACGACCGTTCAGACGGTCTGCTCCGCGGATTTCGATCAGGACGGGACTATGGACGTAGCCGTGTCGGATCTCAACTCGGCGCTGAAGGTGGCGTGGGGCTCCGCGAATCCGCCCTTCTCCACCTACGTCTCGTCCGCGACCCCCGGGAGCGGGTGGGACCTCCAGACCGGACGGGCCGAGCGCGATGGACGGCAGTTCCTCTATCTCTCAACCTCCGGTCTGAACCAGGTCGCGGTGATGCAGCCGGGGGGGACTCCGGGGAGCTTCACCACGGCCGCTACGTACGCCACGGGCGGAGATCCCGAGGAGCTCGTCCTCGGCGATCTAAACCGCGACGGTCTCTTGGACGTGTTCACCGCGAACTCCGCGACGGGAAACATCTCCGTGTTCGCGGGATCGTCGACGCTGGTGACGGGGGTCAGCTCGTCTCCCGTGGCGCCGAGCACCAGGCTGGAGCAAAACGCCCCGAACCCGTTCAACCCACGGACGACCATTCGTTTCTCGGTGGCGGAGCCCGGCGCCGTGCGACTCGATGTGTACGACGTGCAAGGCAGGCACGTCTCGACGCTGGTGGACGGCATGATCGCGGCGGGCGACCACGCGGTGCCATGGGACGGACGATCGGACTCCGGATCCTCCGCCGCCTCCGGCGTGTACTTCTACCGGCTTCGCACGGCTTCGGGGGAATCCGAATCGAGGCGAATGGTCATGGTGCGATAGCGCTCACCGAGTAGGGCCCACCTATGGCTTCTCACTCGAGATGCGTGAGCCACTTCGTCCAACTCTCGTGTTTGGACACACACCCGAGGGCGCTCCTGACGCCCTTCTCCAATGGAACCCTTGAGACCGAGGGACGACCATGCGCAAACCCGCCGATGGCTCGATGAAGCTTCACCCCCGACGCCCCGCCGTTGCCGCCCTTCTCGCAGGTCTCGCTGCGAGCATTCTCCTTGCTCCTCCCGCGTACTCGCTCTTCGTACGCGAGGACCTCTGGGCTCCCGACGGGCCGGTGCGGGCGATCACGCAGTCCAACAACACGATCTATATCGGCGGCAGCTTCTCCCTGGTTGGACCGCATTCGGGGCCCGCCGTGGCCATCGACTATTTCTCAGCGACAGCCCAAACGCCCTACCCTCGGGTCAACGGCGTGGTTCGCGCGGTGGAGCCCGACGGGAACGGCGGTTGGTATCTGGGTGGTTCGTTCACCGCGGTCCAGGGACAGCTCCGTAACAACCTGGCGCACATCAATGCGGACGGGGCCGTGACGCCGTGGAACCCCGACGTGAATGGCGAAGTCCATGACATCGCGCTGGGGTCGGGAGTGGTGTACGTGGCAGGAGTCTTCTCCGCTGTTGGGCCCACGGCGCGCAGCTACGTTGCGGCGATCGATTCGAACACGGGGCTCGCGCTCGCATTCACGTGCACCCCGAATGGCGCCGTGACGGAACTCGAGTTCGCTGGAAGCGAGGTCTACATTGGAGGAGCCTTCACCACGGTCAATGGCGATCCTCGGGAACATCTCGCCGCACTGCAGGCAACCACGGGCACGCCCACCTTCTTCCACGCCGGGGTGGGGAGCGGGTTGACCGACGCGACCGCTCTGGAGTTTTCCGACGGGAAGCTATTCCTCGCGGTCAACTCGAGCTCCGGACACGTCATCAAGGTGCTCGACCCGGTCACGGGCTATCTGCCGTACAACGTCATCACGAACGGTCCGGTGCACGACTTCCTTCCCGACGGGGCGCTGGTGTACATCGGGGGGAACTTCTCCACCGTCGGTGGTCAGAGCCGCCTGAACCTCGCCGCCGTCGTGGTCGCGACCGGGGCCGTCAGCGGCTGGAGCGTGAATACCGACGGGGAGGTTCGAGCCCTCGCGGAAGTGTTCATCTGGTCCGATGAAATATTCATCGACGTGCTGGTGGTGGGAGGAAACTTTTCCATGGTTGGCGCTTCCTCACGGAGCCGCCTCGCCGTGATCAACAAGAATCCTACCTTCGTGCTCGGGTGGTCGGCCAACCTAGGAGGCGGGGATGTCCACTGCCTCGAGGAGGCCGGCGGCACGATCTACGCTGGAGGCGACTTCTCGATCATCAACGGGATCGCGCGGAATAACCTGGCCGCCCTCAGCGCCGTGAGCGGCCATCCGTTCGATTGGGCGCCGGTCACCAATGGAGAGGTCGAGGCTCTCATGGTCAGCGGGAATACCGTGTACGTGGGCGGCGAATTCTCCACCGTCAACGGTGTCGTGCGAAACCGCGCGGCCAGCGTGGACGCCGTTTCCGGGTCGTTGACGGCATTCGATCCCAACGTCAACGTCGACTTCCCCACCACGGTACGCGCCTTCGCGCGCGACGGAAGCACGATCTACATGGCGGGAGCGTTCAGCACGGTCGGCGGTGTCCCGCGCGGCGGGATCGCGGCCGTCG
Protein-coding sequences here:
- a CDS encoding FlgD immunoglobulin-like domain containing protein, with amino-acid sequence MKLHPRRPAVAALLAGLAASILLAPPAYSLFVREDLWAPDGPVRAITQSNNTIYIGGSFSLVGPHSGPAVAIDYFSATAQTPYPRVNGVVRAVEPDGNGGWYLGGSFTAVQGQLRNNLAHINADGAVTPWNPDVNGEVHDIALGSGVVYVAGVFSAVGPTARSYVAAIDSNTGLALAFTCTPNGAVTELEFAGSEVYIGGAFTTVNGDPREHLAALQATTGTPTFFHAGVGSGLTDATALEFSDGKLFLAVNSSSGHVIKVLDPVTGYLPYNVITNGPVHDFLPDGALVYIGGNFSTVGGQSRLNLAAVVVATGAVSGWSVNTDGEVRALAEVFIWSDEIFIDVLVVGGNFSMVGASSRSRLAVINKNPTFVLGWSANLGGGDVHCLEEAGGTIYAGGDFSIINGIARNNLAALSAVSGHPFDWAPVTNGEVEALMVSGNTVYVGGEFSTVNGVVRNRAASVDAVSGSLTAFDPNVNVDFPTTVRAFARDGSTIYMAGAFSTVGGVPRGGIAAVDATTGGVSSWNPNVNGSVYAMGIIIPFSLNPPTIVIGGQFTVAGGQPRNNLAALNGSTGLATSWNPNANASVHSLIVLPTTSGGINRVYAGGAFSTIGGQSRNRLAILDGTGAATTWNPSPNGAVYAMALSGNTLIAGGAFTSIGITPRSHIAAIDLNSGAATAWAPEASGGLPDGEVDALLRLSGTIYAGGTFARIAGTFHGRLAGVSDAAVTAVEPEPSPESASLRLRAAPNPFVESTTIRFSLASAVRTRVAVYDVAGRRVREIHEGWLPAGTQMMVWDGRDQAGRLTAAGTYFLGVQTETGTLRTKLHRAR
- a CDS encoding FlgD immunoglobulin-like domain containing protein, whose protein sequence is PDLVIARYDPGTRYVQILLGTMGGTFTAGGPQFAIPGTGIYDIEILDVGGDDVPDIVLATGGLYVVYGNGAGGFSFGYAVNVGSTTVQTVCSADFDQDGTMDVAVSDLNSALKVAWGSANPPFSTYVSSATPGSGWDLQTGRAERDGRQFLYLSTSGLNQVAVMQPGGTPGSFTTAATYATGGDPEELVLGDLNRDGLLDVFTANSATGNISVFAGSSTLVTGVSSSPVAPSTRLEQNAPNPFNPRTTIRFSVAEPGAVRLDVYDVQGRHVSTLVDGMIAAGDHAVPWDGRSDSGSSAASGVYFYRLRTASGESESRRMVMVR